A part of Jiangella alba genomic DNA contains:
- a CDS encoding ABC transporter permease, translated as MRARRLGLARLGQYAVVLVVAVSLNFALPRLMPGSPLALIAGVEVGEMTAEERAAVTADAGLDEPLVVQYLSYWKSILTLDFGYSFRQGTPIEELVLDRVPWTLLLTLTALVVSAVIGIALGAFAAWRRGGAWDVSSLAVMIALESTPQFWLGMLFIALFSVSLGWLPSFGATTAGADLTGFAWLADVAEHAVLPVLTLSILSIPAVYLSMRYSTLSVLGEDYIRTAQAKGLRPRAVMLHHVVRTALLPVTTVLALRLGWAFGGTVVIETVFSYPGLGRLMYDAVSARDYPVMQATFLVFTIAVLLANLLADSLYPRLDPRTRV; from the coding sequence ATGCGCGCCCGGCGCCTGGGCCTCGCCCGCCTCGGCCAGTACGCCGTCGTGCTGGTCGTGGCGGTCTCACTGAACTTCGCCCTGCCGCGGCTGATGCCGGGCTCACCGCTCGCGCTCATCGCCGGCGTCGAGGTCGGGGAGATGACGGCGGAGGAGCGGGCCGCCGTGACCGCCGACGCCGGCCTGGACGAACCGCTGGTCGTCCAGTACCTCAGCTACTGGAAGAGCATCCTCACGCTGGACTTCGGCTACTCGTTCCGGCAGGGCACGCCGATCGAGGAGCTGGTGCTCGACCGGGTGCCGTGGACGCTGCTGCTGACGCTCACCGCGCTGGTGGTGTCGGCGGTCATCGGCATCGCGCTGGGGGCGTTCGCGGCCTGGCGGCGCGGCGGCGCGTGGGACGTGTCGTCGCTGGCGGTGATGATCGCGCTGGAGTCGACGCCGCAGTTCTGGCTCGGCATGCTGTTCATCGCGCTGTTCTCGGTGTCGCTGGGCTGGCTGCCGTCTTTCGGCGCCACCACGGCGGGCGCCGACCTCACCGGCTTCGCCTGGCTCGCCGACGTCGCCGAGCACGCCGTGCTGCCGGTGCTGACGCTGTCGATCCTCAGCATCCCCGCGGTCTACCTGTCGATGCGGTACTCGACGCTGTCGGTGCTCGGCGAGGACTACATCCGCACCGCGCAGGCGAAGGGGCTGCGGCCGCGCGCCGTCATGCTGCACCACGTGGTGCGCACGGCGCTGCTGCCGGTGACGACGGTGCTGGCGCTGCGGCTGGGCTGGGCGTTCGGCGGCACCGTCGTCATCGAGACGGTCTTCTCCTATCCAGGGCTGGGACGGCTGATGTACGACGCCGTCTCGGCCCGCGACTACCCGGTCATGCAGGCGACGTTCCTGGTGTTCAC